Sequence from the Luteibacter aegosomaticola genome:
AACCGGTAAAGGCTCACGATCTCGAAGGCATGCGCTATGTCACCGAGCGCGTACACACACCCGTGATGGCCGACGAAAGCGTCTTCGGCCCGGCCGAGGTGACGGAGCTGATCCGCATGCGCGCCGCCGACATCATCAACATCAAGCTGATGAAAGCCGGTGGCATCACCAACGCCATCAAGATTGCGGATATCGCCAGCCTCCACGGTATCGAATGCATGATTGGCTGCATGCTCGAAACCAGCATCAGCGTGGCCGCCGCGGTGCACGTGGCCGTCGCCAAAGCCGATGTGATCACCAAGGTGGATCTCGACGGACCCTCGCTGTGCGCCTACGATCCGGTGGACGGCGGGGTCACCTTCAACGATTCGAAAATCGCCATCGCGGAAGCCCCGGGTCTCGGCATTCGCGGCATTCGCGGTCTGGAACCCATCTAGCAACTCACCCAGCGACGCTGGAACACTCGCCCCGGAGCCCCACCCATGGCCTTTCTTCCGCGCCTCGCTGGTCTACTCGCCTTCTCGGCCACGCTATCCGCCAGCGCCTTCGATGCACCCAATGCATGGTCGAGTGCGCGGCAGATGATCGTGGTGACGACAGCGGATTGGGATGCCAAGCAGGGCGAGATGCGCACCTACGCCCGCGAGGGCGATACGTGGAAGCCCGTGGGCAAAGCGTCCCCCGTCGTGATCGGCAAGACGGGCAGCGCGTGGGGCATGGGCATCTCGCCACCGCAAGCCGATGGCCCGCAGAAGCACGAAGGCGACGGCCGCAGCCCCGCCGGTGTGTTCCGGATCGGTACGGCGTTCGGCTATGCCGAAACCAACCCCACCGCCCTGCCCTATAAAGGCCTGACCGCCAGCGACTACTGCGTCGACGTCGACGGATCGCCGCTTTACAACCAGCTCGTT
This genomic interval carries:
- a CDS encoding L,D-transpeptidase family protein; protein product: MAFLPRLAGLLAFSATLSASAFDAPNAWSSARQMIVVTTADWDAKQGEMRTYAREGDTWKPVGKASPVVIGKTGSAWGMGISPPQADGPQKHEGDGRSPAGVFRIGTAFGYAETNPTALPYKGLTASDYCVDVDGSPLYNQLVDEKKVGEKAIAGATEPMRRDLHFQGDHAYRIGFVIEHNVQGKQGGGSCIFAHLWRTPTTGTAGCTAMADNTMERLLAWLDPSKKPVFVLLPKAEYARLRSEWNLPAL